The Anabrus simplex isolate iqAnaSimp1 chromosome 1, ASM4041472v1, whole genome shotgun sequence genome window below encodes:
- the LOC136885143 gene encoding protein lethal(2)essential for life: MSVLPLMVPGWWDDFDRPSRLLDQHFGMGLHHDDLLSSYPISPFLRSTGYVRPWRHLNRQLSGTANVTHDKDKFQVILDVQQFTPNEITVKTSNHHVIVEGKHEEKKDEHGYISRHFVRRYSLPKDVDESDVVSNLSSDGVLTITAPKKTQLPAGERVVPVIHTGVPAVKVAVPAEPQATPASPIVEQPKEGK, translated from the exons ATGTCTGTGCTTCCACTGATGGTTCCTGGATGGTGGGATGACTTTGACAGGCCATCACGCCTGCTTGATCAACACTTCGGCATGGGTCTTCACCACGATGATCTTTTGTCATCATACCCAATCTCCCCTTTCCTGAGATCCACAGGGTATGTAAGACCCTGGAGACATTTGAACAGACAACTCTCAGGCACTGCCAATGTGACACACGATAAGGATAAGTTTCAG GTGATCCTTGATGTGCAACAGTTTACTCCTAATGAAATCACTGTCAAAACTTCCAACCACCATGTAATAGTTGAAGGAAAGCACGAAGAGAAGAAAGATGAACATGGCTACATTTCTCGTCATTTTGTACGTCGTTATTCTCTGCCAAAGGATGTAGATGAGAGTGATGTTGTGTCCAATCTGTCCTCAGATGGTGTGCTCACCATTACTGCACCAAAGAAG ACACAACTTCCAGCTGGAGAGAGAGTGGTGCCTGTTATTCACACTGGAGTCCCAGCAGTTAAGGTTGCAGTACCAGCAGAACCACAGGCCACTCCTGCATCTCCTATTGTGGAACAACCAAAAGAAGGAAAATAA